From a region of the Pecten maximus chromosome 18, xPecMax1.1, whole genome shotgun sequence genome:
- the LOC117316794 gene encoding uncharacterized protein LOC117316794 translates to MGTAHIFLLSVLMCYAGAPSTRSGLVLSRNKRNVKSRAELRSCARHNCSNIACSNIDGWHLYGSDWGCCGNYDGCCTWASVICYAHDVICQCCDYGWWCGPDCRREPECFRPGRKIPNRYGGLDPSFVNQIPQKEYFRNTNGVEQAGRNNTWQSNRIPNGNVTNKLYKERTSNESESGTNGENLSETVGELARNEGENIQNITQEFNFLNVSSDELNYSSFVKNVETGEDSQTENVTQDAINKTSELNQHERNLSDKANRITNQHSSSSETKENKDETYNSTNQTSNMTNFSGEDGEFNSTGTFDDSRADSQPGEGETGEPGNSDELLQNDIPVARTSSDDSVQDSLEEDGSGQL, encoded by the exons ATGGGGACGGCTCACATCTTCCTGCTGTCAGTGTTAATGTGTTATGCAGGGGCGCCGTCTACCAGATCGG GGCTAGTTTTATCAAGAAACAAGAGGAACGTTAAGAGCCGTGCTGAGCTCCGATCATGCGCGCGACACAACTGTAG CAACATCGCCTGCTCAAATATAGACGGCTGGCATCTGTACGGATCAGACTGGGGCTGTTGTGGTAACTATGACGGCTGCTGCACGTGGGCGTCCGTCATCTGTTACGCGCATGACGTCATATGTCAATGTTGTGACTATGGATGGTGGTGTGGGCCGGACTGCAGACGGGAACCGGAGTGTTTTCGTCCCGGCCGGAAAATCCCAAACCGATATGGAGGTCTGGATCCTAGTTTTGTGAACCAAATTCCACAGAaggaatatttcagaaatacgaACGGGGTTGAGCAGGCAGGACGAAATAACACTTGGCAAAGTAACAGGATTCCAAACGGAAACGTAACTAATAAACTTTACAAGGAGCGAACGTCGAATGAAAGTGAAAGTGGTACTAACGGAGAAAATTTATCGGAGACTGTTGGAGAATTAGCGAGAAACGAAGGtgaaaacattcaaaatatcaCGCAggaatttaactttttaaatgtttcaagTGATGAATTGAACTATTCTTCTTTTGTTAAAAACGTCGAGACGGGAGAAGATAGTCAAACCGAAAATGTCACACAAGACGCCATTAACAAAACCAGTGAGTTGAATCAACATGAGAGAAACTTGTCAGACAAAGCAAACCGCATAACAAACCAACACAGCAGTTCTTcagaaacaaaagaaaacaaagacgAAACTTACAATAGTACAAACCAGACAAGCAATATGACAAATTTCTCCGGAGAGGACGGCGAATTTAACTCAACAGGTACGTTTGACGATAGCAGAGCGGACAGCCAACCCGGCGAAGGAGAGACGGGCGAGCCTGGAAACTCGGATGAACTACTTCAAAATGATATACCTGTGGCCAGGACGTCTTCAGACGATTCCGTACAGGACAGCCTTGAGGAGGACGGTAGTGGCCAGCTGTGA